Genomic window (Bacteroidota bacterium):
AAAAAAATATTTGCAAAAGTGATTGAAACACCACTTTCCACCCAAAGTCTTAGTGCACAAGAAATAAAATCATTCCCAGGTGCTAACTTCGATATCGTAAAAGTAGCTCAAAGTTTACCGGGTGTTAGTGGCTCTGTCGGATTCAGAAATGACTTGGTAATTCGTGGCGGTGCACCTAACGAAACTGTATATTATTTGGATGGTATGGAAGTGCCCAACATCAATCATTTTGCCACACAAGGAAGCGGTGGAGGCCCAGTGGGAATGCTCAATGTGGCATTTATTGAAGAGGTTACCTTAAGCACAAGTGCCTTCAGTGCAAAGTATGATAACCCTTTGAGCGGCGTACTACAATTCCGTCAAAAATCGGGAAATTTGACACGCACACAAGGCAATTTTCGATTGGGGGCTAGTGAGGCTGCACTTACGCTAGAAGGCCCTTTAGGTAAAAGTAAAAAGTGGAGTTATATGGTTTCTGCTCGTCGTTCGTACTTGCAAGCTTTATTCAAATTAATCAAACTTCCTTTCTTACCAAACTATTGGGATTATCAATATAAACTAACTTTCAAACCATCTAAAAAAGATGAAATTAATTTATTGGGATTAAATGCCATTGATAATTTTGATTTCAATCCACCCAAAGTTGATCCCTACGATACTTCAATTGCAACACAAAATAATTTATATATATTAAACTCGGTTGCTAAGTATACCCAATATTCTGCAACAGGTGGTATATCATGGAAACACCTGATACCACGAGGGTATTTTAACTTAGTATTGAGTTCAAATGTATTAAGAAATGGAATTACCAAGTATGAAGATAATGATGAAAGTGTCGAGCAAAAACTCAGACTTAAAGTAAAAAGTTACGAATGGGAACATAAACTTCGTTTTGATTTGAACAAGTTTGTTGGGCGTTGGAAATTGAGCACCGGTGCAAATATTGGATTTTGCAAATATGATAATACCTTTTTTCAAAAAACATTTATACCATTCAATAATAGTTATATAAATATAGCGTCAGACAAGTCTATGAATTTTGTAAAATTTGGTTTGTTTGGAAATGCATCTAGGAGCTTTTTTAGCAATCGATTTAATTTATCAGGTGGCATTAGGACAGACATGAATACCTTTACCACCAATGGCTTGAACCCAATAAAAGCAATATCGCCACGATTATCGGCAACTTATATTTTAAGTAAACAATTTAATA
Coding sequences:
- a CDS encoding TonB-dependent receptor, translating into MRAQTGKINGIIKDSKSQQYLVYAEVELVETTLKTTSDSNGFYMIDYIIPGTYTIKISLKQYNPKLLYNIVVTSGNINSVNIFLDAEENVLEVANIKSKKKIFAKVIETPLSTQSLSAQEIKSFPGANFDIVKVAQSLPGVSGSVGFRNDLVIRGGAPNETVYYLDGMEVPNINHFATQGSGGGPVGMLNVAFIEEVTLSTSAFSAKYDNPLSGVLQFRQKSGNLTRTQGNFRLGASEAALTLEGPLGKSKKWSYMVSARRSYLQALFKLIKLPFLPNYWDYQYKLTFKPSKKDEINLLGLNAIDNFDFNPPKVDPYDTSIATQNNLYILNSVAKYTQYSATGGISWKHLIPRGYFNLVLSSNVLRNGITKYEDNDESVEQKLRLKVKSYEWEHKLRFDLNKFVGRWKLSTGANIGFCKYDNTFFQKTFIPFNNSYINIASDKSMNFVKFGLFGNASRSFFSNRFNLSGGIRTDMNTFTTNGLNPIKAISPRLSATYILSKQFN